In the Drosophila teissieri strain GT53w chromosome 3R, Prin_Dtei_1.1, whole genome shotgun sequence genome, AAATTCGCAGAAGGAGcagcggcaaaaacaaaactaaaaaggTAAAAAGGTCGAAGGAAGGGGAAACTCAAAAGGATTTTTTCAGCGTCGCGTCTGCTTTGAGAAATGGAAAGGGTTAGAGGTTTAGGAACAGACGTCGAAGGGGCTGAGTTAAGTTGGCCGAAAGAGTTGTTGGCCCGCTGTTTTGCCCAGTGAAAGTGCAGGAGAAAGGGGGTAGGATGCTGGTGGTGTTGAGCTCCACTCCTGCCCAGAAGAATGGCAGCAGATAAGCTGATGGAATCGAAGGAAGTTTTGGCCAATCACTGGAAATGGACTGACCTGAAGCTGGACTCCAGGGCTAAGGTCGTTGTCTTTGGCACTTATTTAGtacttttttttcgaaaaataGAAGCAATTTTTTGGGAATATAAAACTGTAATACCACAGCAAGTAGACTTAAAGTGCTGACCAAAATTAAtagaactgaactgaaattAAGACTcccatttaatttttacagGCAGCTATCACTCATTTAATTCACTTAGCCCAAGTTTGCTTGCATATTAATTATGGCGCAGCTTCATTGGTCTCTTGGAACCACGACTGCAATGTCAAGTAGAAAAGTTTTCCATGCTCTACTTTTCCTCCTTTCGCAGCTGCGTCCCACTTGCTTTATCACGGAAAAGTTGCTCCGTGACGAAAAAAACTGCAAGACAAACTTCAATGAGAAGTCCAAAAGTTTGTACACTGCCGCAAAGCAATAGGTTTTCTCAAATAGATTTAATTTCCAAAAGGATTTCATTCCcttattcaaattattaaCTCGTTAGAAAATGGAACAAATTGAATGGTCTTCCAGTTTCTATAGTTTTCTTCTTTGAAACATCCTGATcttcctatttttttgtttaccttaAAAGTGTTAAGGTGCAAGCTgtcacttttgattttttagaGTGTGGCCTAAATTAACAAGTCAAACGCCCCTTGAATTTTGCCCGCCCCCGTGAGTCCAGTCCGTATACTCACGTCAACGTTTCCGTTCCACATGTAGTGCATGCCTACGGCGCCAGGATCGTGGTGCGTCTGGCCGGTCATGTGCTCGGCCATCACGGCGCTCATCCAGTGGACCAGGCCCTGGGTGGGATTCTGGCCCTGAACGCCGCCGATCGGCATgttggcagcggcggcggcggcggcggcggcagcggcggccacAGCAGCGGCCGTTGAATTCGAATTAAGGTTATGAGCCGGGTTCGGATCGGAGTCGGAGATGGAgtcggagatggagatggaggttgcgttggaggtggaggtggaggtggggtTCTGGCCGGAGTTGTTCTCCTGACTTTTGCACGTGGCAGCGGCAACCGCGTCCGGTTCTGATGGTGGTGACTTTATGGAGCTGCCAAAGTTTGAACGCGTCTGTGATGCGGGTTGGGCTTGATTCAAATTAATTGCGGACACTGAAGTCGCTTGGGTGGCGCTCGCCTCGTTGGGCGGCGTGGGTGGTGTTGTTGGGTGGTTGTTGGTGTGGCCGTTGCTGCTATTACTGACAacctcgttgttgttgccggtgGACCACGAGTAGCCGCTGTTGTTGTGCGGCTTCTGCAATGAAAAATGGTTTGTTGCCTGTGTGAAAAGGGTTTCgtcaaacatttaaaaatgtggagTTGGTTAATGCATTGAGcatgaaaaaagaaacggGTTTTTATTGGAATTTATACCGTATCGGATGAGTCGTActgtgttttttttcaaaGTAGAATCTTCTTCTCTCTAAGCATTCCATATTCACTGACGAGATAAGAATCGACAATAACAAACCAAATGGTTTCAATGACATTAAGAAGATTATAATCCCTTTTCTAAACATCCAATAGTCAATAATCATCAATAGTCGAAAGTACTTACCTGCCCTATGAAATACTGATACTTTTAAGTTCTAAATCACTCACTGAGTGACCATATCATGTCGCGTATCTAGTACTGGTAGAAACATTAAGTCTCATGCGACAATTACGTTCTAATTGTGGGGCAAGTACTCTTATTTAAGGGTTGCGTCATGTGCACATGAAGGAAGGGCCGACACAGGAAAgccttgttttatttgtacttATCTGTATCCCAAAATAATCCAAATTAAACCCCTTGAAATCCCATTTATGACCCCTCATTTACTTCCACACATATTCGCATACTAACATTCGGCGATGGGTTCTCTTCAATGATGGGTTTCTGCTCCTCATGTCCGGCGGCTTCCTGCGCCCCATTCTCCTGATCCTGCTCTTCGAGCTCCTTCTTCACTTGACCATTCTCCGGAACACAAGCGGTCGCTGCAGCTGCCGTGGAAAACAGCAAGTGGCGACCTGAGGTGGGTGATAGGCTGGGGGCGGGACTGGGCGAGGGCGTGCCGGCGTAGAACttgtggtgctgctgttgctgcagaaCGGCGGTGGCGAGCAGGCTCTTGTAGAATTCGGCGGGCATCAGGAAGGGCGAGGGGGTGGATGTACCAGGGGTGGGCGGTCCAAGGGCGCCCATGTATCCTCCACGCTTCAGCTGATCCTTCAGCATGTCCATGTCCGAATGGCTGTATTTTCCAATGAGTTCGTGCATGACAACCAACTTCGGTGGAGCCCAAATGTAGGCAGCGCTTTTCCCTCCTGCTCGACAACTTCACTTTCAAACGGGAAAGCCCACGCTTACAGCAATGTATCTAACTGAAGCACAGCTTGTTTGATTTTccacgcacacaaacatttCACGTTGAAAAAAGGGGAcgaaaaagcaaacaaaagtttgCAACCAAATCTGATGTCTTTTTATTTGGGcttaacttttatttcattttagatAGCGGGGGCGGAGTGCACTTTAGAAACTTTTTCCCCGCCTTTTTTTAGGTGCACACTAAATTGAAACAAATAGAAATGATTTGCCACCAGAAACTTGCCAGCGACGACCTTGAAAAGTTTTGCCGGCTGGCAGTTTGCTATTTTTTGtatccttttttgtttttatggttATGCTGGTGATGGACATCTGTAGCAATCCTTTTTACTTGCATACGCTGaccaatttgttttttcggtttgatgTTTCGCTTATTGTTTAGTAAACACTTTGTCGGTTCTCGGTGCTCGTTGTCTCTgcgttttgatttatttgctcaGCTGcggttttgtttacttttcatcTATGATTGTTTCATTTTGTGGCTGGCGCttaggtttttttgtttgttgcgaTTTCCGCTAGGTGGGTGAGTAGCGGAGTGTTAAGTTAGTCGTCCAGTGGCGAGTTTTTATTCGCGTTTTCCGTCATATTCAttatgaattcaattttccagtattttgttattatttaagatattattttttggttgataaatatttcatttatttatttaaaatactaagtagattattttatttgttaaaagcgaaatatgaatatattttacttgTATATTAAATGTAGTTTGCACTGGGTGATAGGAACTTTGCGTTACAATTTTATGTTACACTTGCCGGAGTTTACATTATTAATCCTTATTTTTGCACTTTCGTTGAGGAACTTTATTCGTAAAATCCTTTATTTAGCTTTGAGTTAACAAGCCTTATCTTTTGTAGCTTTTCTACATAAAAAGGAACTTCATTTAATGCCATCGTGGTGTTCGATTGCATCGTGGTGTTGGCACTGTTTTTCCTTTGTATATGAGGCTTAAGGTTGCATCTAACTGTGTACCGCATTTTCCCTCATTTCATGCTGATAAGAAAAGATTTGAGAATGAGCGCTTGCTGGTTGGTCTCCCGGGTGAGTTTGTGTGGGTTCCGGCTGTCCGCCTGTCCGGATGTCTTGTCCGTGAGTCCGTCTACGTCTCCGTCCGTCAGCGAGCGTGGGATAACCTGCAACAACTGAGGAGCCCAACTGGAAGCCAAAGTGCAGCAGCTCAAGGCAAAAGAAAATGGCGAGCGCGCGCGAATGTTTTATACATACAGgtccacacacatacacccacAAACAAGAAGGAACACGGCGTgcctgcatgtgtgtgcgttaaCTGAGACTCTTGTGTGTATTGTGACTGTGTTGTTGCTCCTCTCAACCTTCCTCCGCTgcagtttttgttatttctgccctttttcattttataattCCCCCTCctcgcttcttttttatatgcaCACTGCCCGTTATAAAGACATACATTTGCAGTTTCAGCGCGCACTGCAGCATTTTCTTGtaagaaaagcgaaaaatggggaaaactaGAAAATAAAGCTGAATTTGCGCGACATGCGGAAGATGGGGAAGAAACGGGGCGGAGCGGCAGATTGGGTTTCTTTTATACGGTTTGCTCATGTttgtgatttttattattttgattttgcctCGCCGTCTTCAAGCGGcgcttatgtgtgtgtgctacaCGTCCTATAACAGGTCCTGTGTGCCTGTTTTCCTGTAAAAAGACGTGCTTGCTGTAGGCGTAGACAAGAATAACATCGTTTGGaatttttttcccatttgccggTACTTGAAAGATGGCAATATCCACATCTACCTGCTAAAAACTAAAGTGTGATTCACTCGGCTTCTAACCAACTATTAAGATATGTGGTAATGTTGCTAAGCTGCTAAACTTTTTGAGGCCGCAGAAGTTAAAGTTATTTTTTGGTTGTCCTTCCAGTGTCAGCTATGCCGAGACTTTGACTTATATTAATAGTTGAAAATAtactaatactaataataataatatactaattttaaatttttgtgatttttctGCCTATTATTAAACGTAAGCATAATGAGCTGAATATAAGGTTTAATATAATTCTCtattatagaaataaaatgtaattgatATAGCTGAGTAATTTGCTTAAGTTGTTGGGTATCGATAATAGAAGAAAGCAGTATAGTCGTTTAAGTCAGGTCTTTGTCCTTTAAATGCTGGATATAATAACCAGCCCGCTAATCCTAATTGCAGTTTTTCAGCCCTCGTCACGATGCGGCGCCATCTTGCGTGCGGTGGCCGCAACTGTCGGCCGCGAaaggacacggacacggacacggttacggatgtggatgtggacacGGACGCGAGCGTGAGCGCGGCACCGCGACCAATAGATTTGGCCAAGTCCGAGCGAACTGAAGACAACGAGAGTTGCAGCCCGCCAAAGGCAACAATCCAGGACCACATGCAACAATCGCAGCTActgcgacgtcgactgcggcTGAGACGCCGGCCGAGGCTGCGACTGGGGCAGAGGCGGCGACTggtggaaaaaggaaaacagacaGAGCGGAAGCGAGCTCCGGCGACTTATGGCCATGTTTGTTGTACGGGTAAGTAGCAGCAGGAGCTGTGGAAAGCAGCAGCGAAATGGCGCGCGCGAAAAGGAAACTCAAGAAGTAGAGCTCGGAAAAGCAGCAGTAACAAACACGCATACtggcacacacatacacacactcggACATAAAAAAGCCAAGTAAAAGCTTATTTTTTCTTGCACATGAAGCAAAAAAACGCCAGCAAACTGAAAGAAATACATTGCAGGCGTCGagcaaaaaacgaaataataacaaaaagttgtaaaagaaaagcgaaaccGTGTGATGtcctggcacacacacacaaataggAGCAGAGGAATATGCCGCGACGACACATCGAAGAAAGGATAAAAACATTCAGCGCTGCCTGCGTCGAAGTcggcgtcgctgcctctgccggcgtcgctgctcGAGGATGGCTTCGGATATATATCCttctgctgccactgccactgctcaACTCAGCGCCCTCCTGGCCCCGTTAACATTTCACGAGCGCCAATTTCTCTgcttcattttgtttatattatttcccttttccttACTAGTTTTTCCCCAGCTCAGCTGAAGCccgttgtttgtttgttaccGCTTGCTGTGCAATTTTTCTGAATggttttctatattttcccGGCTGCAATTTTTTCCGCCCAAGCTAAGTTTAATCTGTTTGATCTAAGTAGATCAATGGGGAAATTAACAGATActtaaaaatcgaatttaagAAGTGAGAGATCGAATCCTATGAAGAACTATTTTAGTTTTAGGAACTTAAATGAAAAGGAATAGGAACTATAAGGTATAGAAACTtgacaatatttttttgataccATATTGACAAAAGCAATATGATTGTCATTTTCTTAAGCATAAGTATTTTTTATGtactattttaaaaatatgaaatattttgttgcataatttctattttattttcatataaaatacCGCGGTCTCTGAGTGGGATTTCCATGTTGGCCTTTCATATTCTAGAGCCCCAACCTCcaccatttttatatattctggAAGACTTCAAATCTATACCAAGATTAATTTCTTGCAACGCTCGTCTAAGCCGATTTGCTAAAAAGAAGTACGAGGGACCAGCGTCAGGACCGTTTAAGAAACAGCGATATAAGCGTGCAGAAGTTGCATTTGGAGCGCAGCTTGCGTCGCAGTCGGCGTCGGAAAAACAGCGAGTCGGCGGATGGAGTCCCCAAACTAAATCCCGTCCAGTAGCATATGTTTTTATGTGCATGTGCTGGCTGCTTGgcttgttttccttttatGTTCAAGGATTTTCAGCTGCCCTTTGCTGGCAttcaacacacacacaaatacacatgTGTTTGGCTGTGTGGTCGAAATGTCCTGATAAGCGTAAGGAAAGTGCGTCCATTTTGCATCGCCAGCAGCGGAAAAAATGGTGTTGCCCTTTAAGATGCATTAAAAGCTCGGAGAAGGTTTGAAAAGATGGTTTCTTGCtggcaatggaaatgcatTCCTTCGAGTTTGTGCACAAGCGTAACGCACATAACATCCAGCAATTTATATcgcaatatatttttacaaattaataaaaaaaaactaccaCCTGAATAATTGTAGAATAGCATCTTTTTATAGAACTTGAATGCCAAAACTCTAGAAtgcttttaaaatgtatgcttttctcaaaatatttaattccaCTGGCTGCCATCTAGCCCTTAAGCTTCTCAGGACCACCTGttgatttgcattaatttcTTTCAGCCACTTGAAGCCATCATGCTCTAATCTCCATTATGCTCCATGCGAAAAGCTTTGAAAGCCAGGCCATTATGGGATATCCTGTGCACGAACCAAGCCGGCAAAAAGTGTCCTGTGAGCCACCTGAAAGAGCGACGCAAAAGCTTGAGCGTTTTCCCCTAAAAACCACTCGAACCCATGAGCTCTCTCTTTTTGGAGCGCTCTTGCATTCCCCAAAGAGAAGACGAGAGAGAGCCCTTTCTCTCGCTCTTCGAGTTGGGGGCGTGtttgttttcatgttttttacTCGTCTGCCACTTGTGTGTGTCGGTTTTTTGCCATGCCTGGCTTTTAAGTGTTATTGGATGATTTTatggaaattgatttggagCACGCCCACTTTCGGTGGTGAGAGTCGAGGGAAAAcaagtgcagcagctgctccaatGGGGATGCTAACCAGTAATTTGGCATAATAACATTATTCATACACTGCTATAAAATTGCGTAGTAAACAGCTGTCGGAAGTCTAAAGCTTGAgttttaaaactaatattaGCTTCGTTGCTTTTCTTTGTTCACCATTACTATGACCGATTTTTCACAAAATGTCTCCtaatatctatatctatatctataacTACTACGAaaagaacataaaaataaagactagTTCTTTTGATCAAATTGATATAACTATCAAATCCGTAAATGAAAGGAGATCTTTGGTAGGTAAATGTTTCCAATTTTATGAGTACTAACATTTCAccatttttgcaaatattttcatccTGACTACGTTTGGTAACAtccaaataaatgtaatttgttttcaataagtacaaataaaaagaaaaatccaTCGAATTTTAGAACAGCGTAATTTTAGAAagatttaaaatcaaaaactagTTAAAACTCATAAAGATGACTAAAGATAGGAAAGCGTTTCTGAACCTAAGaagttttaataattattcGAGTAGATCTAACGGTGCAATTATGTCCGTCCGCGTACTTTCGCGTATGTGAACGGTGTGGGATCTCCAATGCTTTGAGAGCCACAAATTTGGCTAGCAGATTTTACCGATGATATAACCTTATAACCTAAACTCCCAAACCCACAAATTTCGAATACTTGCACTGGCCATAATATCGAAGTACTCAAATCGATGTTCTGCGGGCGattgtgtttaaatattaacttTTCCTATAAGGCATAAAATGGTGAGTGGCTTTAAAAAGTTGTAAATACGAGTTCGTTCTTTCAAAggaattataattattcagGAAGGTATCTGGCAAGGTTAATTTTGGAAAACTTATAGTACATCGGGTGTATATAGGTTACATGTATAGGTTACAAAGTACATGAAACGGGTTCTGTATAATAAACATGGTTTTATCATAGTTAAAACATAGTCATatgataaaaaacaaaaacacgtcCTATATAGTATTCTTCTTATTTCTACGTAAAACTATAAACTTTTCAGGGCGCTTACTCGAAACGTGTGTTCCACAGGGCAATCTAGTCCCAGCGCGTAATCCTCGACCACTGCTCCAAGCGAAGAGGGCTCGCCAAAGACCTGCTCGATCTTGATGGGCGGACTGGGCagcaggggcgtggcactggaTCCTccgacggcggcggcagcagccgctgcggcggcggcgccTGCAAAGGAGCTCTCAACTATTACTGGCGACCCCTGGCCGCCGGTGTGGCAGACGGGAAttgaaactggaactggaccGTTGCAGGACGTTGGCGGGGCCGGGcagggagtgggcgtggccgggccTTGGACATGGCCATCGTGGTAGGGGGTCACAACGAACGAGGGGTACGAGCGGAACTGGTGGTAGTCACTGTGGCCGTGCGAACTGTTGTGCGGATTCGAGTGAGGATGGTGCGCCAACTGAGGTCCCTTGTACCAGGTACCATGCATAATCATTTAAGCACCTTCGATTGGCGGTTGTGCAGGGTGTTTTAGTATTTCGTGTTTAGTTCCACTTGAGGGCGCTCGGAAAATCTATTTACCGTTTCAATTAAGTAATGCGCggtatttggtttattttaatgtttcatTTACTTGTTTGGGAATCGAGCTGGAGGCGACTAGTAGGGAAAGCCGTTTGGTTAGAACGCAATTACTTTAGTCTATCCTCAAATCTGGAGTGTACTTAACCCATTAGCCAGCTGTGCTTACCTAGGTGAGAAATATTTACCGACAAGCGTGATATGAGTAACGATTTGTTTGCAACCGATTTGAATTCATAACTTTTTCTTAAGACTAAAAATTGTGGTGTATTTacattataaaaatatcaatgAAGTTAAAAGTTCGTACACAAAAATTAAGTCGTTCTATTTCCCCCGCCATAAATtggaatattatttaatgcatCATGTTGACTAAATATCACCGAACCATATTCATAGGAAATTATTTGAATccgtattttaatttaaattggtaaTGGTTTAATTGTGTAACTATTATCAAAATATGGCATTTAATATATGCGTATGGACTGATATACTAGATTTTAAGATTTTTCTTGCTTACACCATGCAGctaaaaacttaatttatcaaaatttCCCTTTTGCCTTATATAAAATGTTCCATTCGGCTAGCCTTCAAATTTTCCATCGACAAATACAACGGAAACGGCACTAAGATTTAAAGTTACTGTCGCTGCTCCTGGGATTCTTAGAACGATTTCATTACTTTCTAACCATCTGACTTTACTCCTCTGAGTGGCTCGTGGAAATTCTCACAATTAGTCAGAATTAGTTTGGTAGTAAGTAGATATTCCTCAATATTCGTTCACTTGCATTCACTCAGCTGATCAGCGGATCAGAATAACTATTCAGGGGAGCACTGAAACACGTTTATTACGGCTTATTACCTCGATCGTATTGACACTTGACCAATTCCAACCCTTCCGAGGGCCTGGTTTGTTTTTTACCGACACAGACGACGACGTGTGGTGATAACAATTTGCGAGTTCACTCGACTCGATTTTTAATTGTGATACCGCGAGCTGGGGGAGCAGCTGCACTTGCGGAATGGCGAAAATGCATTGCACTTTGCGACAGAATTCTTCGCGGATTGGGAGACGCGGGCAAAAAAGACTGCAGACTACGGACTGCAGCGGAGAACGGAGAGTGCAGACTGCAGAGTGCACTTGGCTGGAACGCGCGCGAAAGTGGCCAACTGGTGGACAGTGGCCGAGTGGCCGGCCGTTTGGGCCAGGTTTAGTTTGGCTTAGCCTGGCTTGGACTTTGCCTCTGGCTTTGGCTCAGCAGAAGTGGCAGCAGCGAGCAGCGCAAAAAGTAGCTGCCAGCTCGCAAGAATTCCGAACTCGAATGCTGAGTGCGGCCACgaaaaaaacattcaaatgcCTCGCACTCGCCGCCAAATCGCAGCATAGCTGCCCTCTCTGTCGCTCCACTCGCCCGCTCTCTCTCGCACTCGTGGCTGGCAGTGCTGTGGGGCAGACGGCGACGCCTGCGCAACAGCTTTTTACTCCTTTTGCTCCAAAAGCAGCGGCAAAAAGTAGTTCGCTCGCTCTCGCGgaccctctctctctctctctctctctctcttcggGGCGACggaaaaaattgtttgtggTTTTTCCTGCAGCTCGCTTTTTGCCGCCGCGTCTCTTGAGCaactttgatttgatttcggACTTTTTGCCTGagtggcttttcttttctcttgACTTTGAGCATGAATGAGCATATTGCGAGTTGCATGTTGCACGTTGCACGCTGCACGCTGCTCGTTGCGCGGCAAACGGTTAATGCGGCGCCCCGTTTTTGTAGCTCAATCTTTATGGTGAAACACGGGGGCGGTTAAGTGATGAGCAATGAAGGTTTAAGTCCGCCACCGAGGACTGGATCATTAATCAAAAGTGTTATCAGGAGAGTggtttccatttaatttcttaatccT is a window encoding:
- the LOC122619234 gene encoding LOW QUALITY PROTEIN: uncharacterized protein LOC122619234 (The sequence of the model RefSeq protein was modified relative to this genomic sequence to represent the inferred CDS: inserted 1 base in 1 codon), with protein sequence MRRHLACGGRNCRPRKDTDTDTVTDVDVDTDASVSAAPRPIDLAKSERTEDNESCSPPKAXNPGPHATIAATATSTAAETPAEAATGAEAATGGKRKTDRAEASSGDLWPCLLYG